TGCTTAATGCTTTTGACGAGCTGCGTCCGTACTTCGCCCATGTTGTATTCCTGCAGGTAATGGACAAGCGACACGTTCTCCGGAATCTCCGTCACTTGCTGGATCTTGTTTTGGTCTTGAATCGGGTCGTAATCCACGATGAGAAGCGTCCGGGTGTAATTCGCCCCCACCCGGACGGAGGAATCATATTCCGTCAGATTGTCCGGGGCAATGGCTGTGAGAAGCGTTTCGTTCATGCCACTGACCGTGTCTTCAAAGGTTGTTTCGTCTGGTTGTTTGGGCTGCAGCCACTTCGGTTTCCACACCATGTCTCCACCTCCTACTCGAATCGATCGTTCAGCAAGGTCTTGTATTGCTCGACCAAGGCTTTGGCCGTGTTCTTCCCAACGACCACATCGAGCTTGGCGTTGGTTTTATGGACGATGTTCTGTCCTTGCGCCTGGGCATTCTCGAAATCGATGCAGGCATAATAGAATTTCAACAGTTCGTCGTTCTCGAGAATCTTCACGTCCAACTTCTCGTAGCCCGACAGCATCTGTTCAAGTTTGGCTTGCAGAATGTTCGCCGTCGTTTCCAGTTTCAAATAATCCTTTGGTGAATTCGTCATCGGCTTAGAAATAACCAAGTACCGTTTACGCGTCACCATGTTTTTCGACTTTTGGATCCGTTCAATCTGATCCGCATAGCCTTGCTTGAGCATCCGTTTCGCATAGGATGAGTTCTGATCCACTTGCTCGTTGAACCACATCAAGTAGTTCGTTAAATTGATGGGCTGCGCGACTTGCATCAACTGGATCTGTTTCTCACCGGTATCGTTAATAAACGACTGATACGCCGACAAGACGTTTTCTTTCGCCAGCTCGTTCATCAGCGACAAATTGACCGAGGACACTTCCAATACCTTAATCAAGCGCCGGTCCGAGGACTCCAAACAGCCATTGGCGATATTCGCGAGTCCTAATTCAGTTCGGGTGTCCCGTTCGTTCCGGCTCATCGGTAAGGCTCCTTTCGCGTAATGAAAATCTTTCTTCCGGTGCTTCGCTTTTAGCTTCCAGATCACTTTGTATTGCAAGAGCGACAAGTTCTTCCGGACGGGATGCTTGTTTAACTGAAACACCGTCACGATCATCGCCGGCACAAACGCCACGAGGAGGAGTTGCTGATTGAGTGTCCCTGCCCGGTACAGCAAGTACGAGATGAACGCCCCCAACAGGAGAAACGGGGAAACGATGAACACGTCTTGGAACGAGATGTTGCCGTATAAGTATTTCTTCGTATCGATGTTCAACGGCAATTCAACTTTGCCTCGCTCGCGCAGCCGTTCTTGGCGCTCCATATAGGAATCTGTTCGCATGGGTATCACATACTTTCTCCCGTTTTCTTACAGGTTCATTTGGATGTAATCGATCACTGGTTTTGCCAATAGGAACAAGACAACGCCCAAAACGCACAGTTTCAAGCCGTTTTTGAACTTTGGTGACGATTGCTCATCGCCGGCCCATACCCCAATTGCACAAATTAAGAGACCGATCATAAAAATTGTGATGAAGGTTGTTTGCATATCCGTAAACAATGTATTCAAGAACGTACTGATTCGATCAAACATAGTTGCCACCACCTTTCTTCTCTGTCTTAACGGTAACAAACTGCCGGTTATTCGGCAATGAAAAATGCCGGATTTCCGGCATTACTAAAAGACCTTTTTGCATCTAATAAAAGACGAATTCTAAGAATATATAAGACTTTTATCCTCAATCAGTAATATAAAAGGGCTAATTTATCAGAACCTTTATTTACATATAAATAAAAAGAGGAAGTCACTTGGACTTCCTCTTCGCTAGTTTGAGAAGCATTTTTTCTTTTTCAGCCGCCAATTCTTCTGGCGAAAGTGTTTCTCCTGTTTCCTGTGCTTCATCTTGTGTCTTCGCTTGATGAAGCCAATCCGGTACCATTTCCGTTCTGACTGGCTTACGAGTCGGTTGCGTTTGGATCCCGAGCCATTTCTTTTTGTCTTCTACAGCCTTTGTTAGCCGTGCGGTAATGCTTTTGATACGTCCGGGTGTGCGTTCGAGCGAGTATTGCAAGGCATCAGCGTATTGATGCAGCGTCAATACCTCTTGATGAGCGAAGTAATGATTCGCCACATCTTGAACCTCAATAGCGTCATCCATCAATCGTTCTTTGTTTTTGATCAAGACCTGCACAATCACTTCCGGAAGATCAGTTTTCTCTCTCAGTTGATTGATCTTTATTTCAGTCTCACTAAAATCAGTCTTGTTAAGGTCAGTATCATTAGTGTTAAAATTTTTAACTTCTTGAAGTAAAGAATTTTGATTTCTTGAAGTTAAATATTTTAACTTCTGTTGTGCCCCAAGGGTTTCAGGCTCTTTTTCAGGTTCTTCTATCTGCTTCACAT
The sequence above is a segment of the Planococcus sp. MSAK28401 genome. Coding sequences within it:
- a CDS encoding TrsD, with the protein product MRTDSYMERQERLRERGKVELPLNIDTKKYLYGNISFQDVFIVSPFLLLGAFISYLLYRAGTLNQQLLLVAFVPAMIVTVFQLNKHPVRKNLSLLQYKVIWKLKAKHRKKDFHYAKGALPMSRNERDTRTELGLANIANGCLESSDRRLIKVLEVSSVNLSLMNELAKENVLSAYQSFINDTGEKQIQLMQVAQPINLTNYLMWFNEQVDQNSSYAKRMLKQGYADQIERIQKSKNMVTRKRYLVISKPMTNSPKDYLKLETTANILQAKLEQMLSGYEKLDVKILENDELLKFYYACIDFENAQAQGQNIVHKTNAKLDVVVGKNTAKALVEQYKTLLNDRFE
- a CDS encoding replication initiator protein A translates to MTGKYNIREEAAQRFYRLPKVFFTNERYKKLSNDAKIAFAILQDRLDLSIKNDWFDEEGNIYFLYGNQQLSDILNCSKPTVIKIKKELHQAELLEEKRMGLSQSNRLYLLKPVAEISDVKQIEEPEKEPETLGAQQKLKYLTSRNQNSLLQEVKNFNTNDTDLNKTDFSETEIKINQLREKTDLPEVIVQVLIKNKERLMDDAIEVQDVANHYFAHQEVLTLHQYADALQYSLERTPGRIKSITARLTKAVEDKKKWLGIQTQPTRKPVRTEMVPDWLHQAKTQDEAQETGETLSPEELAAEKEKMLLKLAKRKSK